A region of the Anaerolineales bacterium genome:
GGATGGAACGGCTGGGACGCGCTGGCCGGCGCGCTGACCGGGGTCCTCATCCTGTGGAACGCCTGGGGCATCCTGCGCGAGACGGTCCAGATCCTGCTCGAGGGCGCGCCGGGCGATGTCGACCTCGAGCGCCTGGTGGCGGATCTGCTGAAGGTCAAGGGCGTCCGGGGAGTGCACGACCTGCATGTCTGGTCGATCACCCGCCGCCTGCGCATGCTCTCAGCCCACGTTCGGGTGGACGATATCACCGTCCGTGAAAGCGCGGCGGTCCAAGCGGCGATCGCCCGGCTGTTGTGCGACCGCTACGGAATCCGGCACGCCACCCTGCAGATGGAATGCGAGAATTGCCAGCCGGATACGCTGTATTGCGACGTGTCGGCCGAGTCGCCCGAGTCCGCCGGGACTGCGAAGCGGCCGCCCGCCAAGCCCGCCCGCCGACGGGCTTCGCGATGACCGGAGAAGACCCGCAGGGGCGTTGTCTCCGGGCCCGCAGAGCGGCAGGTTCTCCGCGATAATCCGCTCGTCGGTTCATGCCCGCGGCCTGTTGGGAGGCGTGTTTGGGGTAGTTGGCGGATTACGTGCGCAGGAAAAAAATCCCCGATCCGCGATAATGCGTGCACAGATACCTGCACGGTCAGGTGCTCGGCGATGATTGGATCGACGGCATGATGCCTTCCCGGAGAACGACAAACCCGGAACGGGGGCAGGTACGCGCCCCGCGGAGAACTCCCATCGCGCGGGAAAAAGGTTTGGAACCTCTACTGCACGCCGAACCGTCCCGCGCCTCAGCGGCCCGGCGGGTTTTTTCGATTCTCCGATTGCCGTCCGTGCCCCTGCTTTGGATTCTGATCGGCGCGGCCCTCTGTGCCGCGAGTGGGGTTTTCCTCCAATCGTTGTCCAGACTCGGGGGGCCGCCCGTTCCCGGCTTGTATCCCTCGGCCGGTTGGATCAGTCTCGGGTTCGGCGTCGCGGCGGTCCTGATCGGTGCCGCGGGGTTTGTCGCCACCCGGATTTCGTCCGCGCCGGATCGTTTTTGGTCGGCCCTTGCCGCGCGCCTGGGCGTCTCCCCGGCGCAGATTCCCCTCATCGCCGGCGGGGCGGCGTTCGCGCTGCTGGGCGCGGCCGCCGCCGGCGACCGGCCGCGGATGCTGAATCACGCCGTTGCGCTCCTCTCCTGGGGCGCCGGCATCGTCCTGACCGCTGCCGGGTTCGCGTCCCGGGGAACGGGCGGATCGAACGCGTGGAAGGCCGCAGCCTGGGCGCTTCTGTTCGGCCTATGTGCCTTTTTCCTGCGGATCACCTGGATCGGCCTTCCGCCGTTTTCGGCCGACGAGGGACTCACCGGCACGGATGCCTTGCTCTTCCTGAACGGATTCGCAGATTCCTTCTTCCGCTCCGTCGGATTTCATTCCTACCCCGGGCTGTATTTTTTCCTTGAAGCCGTTTCCGTGAGTCTGCTCGGCCGGACCGTCCTTGCGCTGCGGATCACATCCGCGGCGGCCGGGGCGCTGACGGTCGGCTTGCTCTACCTCGCCGGCCGCGCGTTCTTCGGACATCGGATTGGCGCGGTGGCGGCCGTCCTGCTGGCCGTCTCCCCTTTCCACATCGTCTTCAGCCGGATCGGGATGAACAATATCTGGGATGGCCTCGGATATACGGCGTTCATCGGAGCGCTTTGGCAGGCCTGGAAAAGCGGGCGGCGGAATGCGTTTCTGCTCGCCGGACTGGCGCTCGGGCTGGGGCAGTTCTTCTACGCGCCCTCCCGTTTGATGTGGATCCTCGCGCTCGGGGCTACGGCGGCGGCGTTCTGCGGCGACCGGGCGCGCTTCCGGCGCGACGCCGGCGGATGGGCCGGCCTATGGGCGGCGGCGTCGGCCGCCGCGCTGCCGATCCTCTTCTTCACCCTGGCCCGTCCGCAGGAGGCCGGCGCCCATTCCCTGATCAGTTCGGTTTTCCGGCCGGGATGGTTTTCTTTGGCGGTGAAATCGGCCGGCGATAGCGCCGGGGAGGTGATCCTCGGCCAGCTGGAACGCGGATTCGGCGCCTTCACGTTTATTCCGTCCGCGGCTTGGTACCGCCCCGGGACTCCGTTGCTGCGTCCGGTGGAGGCCGCCCTGTTTCTGCTGGGAGCGGCGCTGCTGCTTGCGCGGGCGCGGGATCCGCGGAGTTGGCTGCTGCTCGGCTGGATCGGGCTCTTCGGTCTGATCGGCGCGCTCACCGAAAGTTCTCCTTCCGCGCAACGGTATGTCGGATCCGCGCCGGGATGCGCGCTGATCGCCGCGTTCGCGGTTGTGGAGGTCGCGGCCCGCGTCAAGAAGATGGTCCCCGCCGCCGGCCGGGCGGCGGCCGTGCTCGCCGCGGCGGCGGTGCTGTTCGCCGCCGCCGACAACCTGCACTTCGCCTTCGCCGAGTATTTGCCGGGCAGCCGCTTCCGCGGGAAATACGATTTCGCGGGCGCGGGCGTGGCGGTGGCGGACGGCATTGTCGCCCTGCTCTCGGAACGCGGCGGCTCCTACCAGGTGGTGTGCCTGACCGGTGGGTATGTCGTTTCCCACACCGTCACTTCGGAAACCTACCTGGTCCCGGGATATCAGGCGGTGTATCTCATGGAACCCTACGGATCGCCAGAGAATCCGGAAATCACCGGCGCCCGCCTCTTGTTCGTCATCGCGGTCGAGCGGGAGGAAGAGCTGGCCCGGGTGATGGCGGATTTCCCGGGGGGAAGCGCGGGCGCCCGGTACAATTGGGACGGCACGGTGGTCTTCCTGTATTACGACGTGAGCGTGCCGGGATGACGGCGGAACCAGTATGAACGATCCTTTGATCCTTACCGTGATCGGGACGGCGCTAGCGGTGCTGGCGTTCTTCCTTTATTTGCGCTGGCGCCGGTCCCCCGGCGGATCCTCCTCGGCCGCGTTGGTTTCGGGGGCGTTCCGGATTCTTGCCGGACGGAGAACGGCGCCGGGCGGGACGGCGGGCCGGCCGGAAGCCTTCGAGGGGTACGGATTTTTGACCGGGAAAGCCCGCCGGCCGATGGAGGAAATCAGGGTCGCCTACGCGGAGTGGATCCTGCTCGGCGCGGCGTTAGCCGTTCTCAGCCTGGTTTTCCGGACCGCCATTACGGAGAAAAGCGCGCGGTGGATCGCCTTCCCCTTCCTCGCCCTCGGCATTGCGGCTGCGGTCTACGCCGCGCACTGCTCGGAACGCCTGGAGCGCGCCGGGCTTTTGGAAAGGATCGCCGCGTTCCTGGCGCATCGGATGCGGGTGGATATTGTCCGCCTCACCTGCCTGATCGGAAGCGCGGTCTATTCTCTCCTGGGGGCGGCGGCCTGGCTGGTGTGCGGCTGGGATGCCGCCTGGACGGTGATCGTCCTTTCCGCGGTCCTGGCGGCCGGCCTGGCAGTCGGTTTTTTCCGGGTTCAAAACTTCGGGCCGCCGGGGAGTCAAACGGAAGGCGATATCTCTTCGCCGGATGACCGGGAGGCAGACGAGTAGTCGAAGAATTCCATTGGTAAACCGGTTTGTTACTTCTCAGCTGGCGATCGTCATGCCGGCGCCTGCCCTCGGCGTGTGCTTTGCCGGGGATGATGTGAGCCGGCATCCAGTAAATCTTCAATAATCACTGGACCCCGGCTTCGAACCCCGCTTCCCTCGCTTCCCTCGCTTCGCGAGGGCGGGCGCGAGGGCAGGCGCGAGGGCGGGCGCTCGGGATAGCTTCTCGGGACGGGTTCGGGTACCTTTCCAGGAGTTGCCCCGGGACCGGATTCCCAGCCCCGCGACTGTGAACAAAGAGATGAGGGGGAGGCTGAGGAGAAAGGAAAACCGATGAGGGAAAGAAAAAGCAATCCGCTTGCGACTTTCAAATCGCGAAGGGAATCTGCCCGGGAATGATTTGGCGGTATTTGTCCGCTGGAAAATGTGCGGATTCAGAATCCCTGCGGCAGAGGAATGTTGAATTCCCGCACCAGCAGTTCTGCCGTTTCCGCGCGGGTCGGTGAGCGTTCGGGGCAGAACATCAGCGGATCCGTCGAGCAGGCGGCCGCGCTGACCTCCCGATAGAGCTGGTCGATCCACTCCTCCATCCATTCCTTGCCTTCCACCGGAACGTCGGTGAAGAAGTGACTGGCGTCCGGGGGTTCGTACTTCGCGCCGTACTTCGTCCGCAGGATGAACACCGCGAACGCCGCCCGGGTCACCTCTTGATTTGGGCAGAAAATCAGGGGGTTGACGCCGCAGCCGGTCGTAATTCCTTCCGCATACATCTGCTCGATGTAGGGGGCGGCCCAATGGTCCTTCGGCACGTCGGCGAAGACCTTGCCGGTCGCCGGAGGCGGAGCGTAATCCGCGCCGTATTTCATCCGCAGCATGAAGATCGCCATCTGGGCCCGGGTGACCGGATCCTCGGGGCAGAATTTCACCGGATTGGTGCTGCATCCTCCGGTGTACTTCGCGGCGTAAAGGGCTTCGATGTATTCCCACCGCGGATGGTCGATCGGCACGTCGGCGAAGGTTTGGATCCGCGCGGTGAAACTCCACCACGCTCCGCCGTCGGCGTAGACGAAACGGTTGTCGGCCTGAATCCGCACTTGCCAGTAATAGGTGCCGTTGTTGGCCAGACCTTTCAGCAGGGCGGTGGAGGCAGATTCCGGAGAAACCCACGGCCCGTCGCAAAGGTCGTTGTCGGTCTGGTCCACGCAGTATTC
Encoded here:
- a CDS encoding glycosyltransferase family 39 protein yields the protein MEPLLHAEPSRASAARRVFSILRLPSVPLLWILIGAALCAASGVFLQSLSRLGGPPVPGLYPSAGWISLGFGVAAVLIGAAGFVATRISSAPDRFWSALAARLGVSPAQIPLIAGGAAFALLGAAAAGDRPRMLNHAVALLSWGAGIVLTAAGFASRGTGGSNAWKAAAWALLFGLCAFFLRITWIGLPPFSADEGLTGTDALLFLNGFADSFFRSVGFHSYPGLYFFLEAVSVSLLGRTVLALRITSAAAGALTVGLLYLAGRAFFGHRIGAVAAVLLAVSPFHIVFSRIGMNNIWDGLGYTAFIGALWQAWKSGRRNAFLLAGLALGLGQFFYAPSRLMWILALGATAAAFCGDRARFRRDAGGWAGLWAAASAAALPILFFTLARPQEAGAHSLISSVFRPGWFSLAVKSAGDSAGEVILGQLERGFGAFTFIPSAAWYRPGTPLLRPVEAALFLLGAALLLARARDPRSWLLLGWIGLFGLIGALTESSPSAQRYVGSAPGCALIAAFAVVEVAARVKKMVPAAGRAAAVLAAAAVLFAAADNLHFAFAEYLPGSRFRGKYDFAGAGVAVADGIVALLSERGGSYQVVCLTGGYVVSHTVTSETYLVPGYQAVYLMEPYGSPENPEITGARLLFVIAVEREEELARVMADFPGGSAGARYNWDGTVVFLYYDVSVPG